Genomic segment of Perognathus longimembris pacificus isolate PPM17 chromosome 11, ASM2315922v1, whole genome shotgun sequence:
TGCTGCAGATCTCTGAACTCGGCCTGGTTTCGGGGCTCCGCGCGGTGTCGCCCCGCTAGGGCTTGGCGCGCGACTCTAAGGAGCCGGACCCCGGGCGCAGCCCTCGCGGCGCGAGCCCCGGGCCGGGCAGCAGCTCCCGCGTCCCTGGGCGGTGCAGTGCCCCGGCCGCCCTGGAGGGCGCAGTGCGCTCGCTCGGCAGCAGCCGGGCGGTTTCGTAATCGCGTCGCCGGCGTTTCCGCCCTCGGCCAGCCCCACCTCTGCCGGCCCGCCCTCGGCTCCGCACCGCACCGCCCCTCCCCGCGCCGCGCCGTGGAGGTTGCCCGCGAACGCATCCCGGCGGGCACCGGACCCGAGCCCCCTCCCCGCAGCCGCGGGACGCCTCGATGTCCAGGAAGGATCAGGTGAGTCCCAGGAGCGGGTCCCCCGCCCGTGCGCCCCGCCTGCCGGGCCGGGCGGAGACGCACCGGAtgcggggggatggggagggcagggcgTCCGGGACCCcgcggagccggggccggggccggggctgcgctCCTTGGTGACCGGGCCTCGGAGGGCCGCGCTGGCGCGGTGCGCAGGCCGAGGCCGCCGGAGCGTGGAGGGGAGGAGGTGATTggggcgcggggggtggggggtggggaaggtatAGGAAGGACCGGAGACTTCGCCGAGCTCCCCTAACCGCAGTGGTGGCCTGTGCCTGACAAAATGAAGTGTAGCTGGGTGCGAGAAGGTCAGACTGAGGCAGCCACGAAGAGCAGGGACAGTCCCCAAGAGTCACCGAGGTCCCAATCCTACTTCAGGTTTGGGAGGAGCAGAGCGCCCCCCCCTCTTGCTGGGCTGGGGGGGCAGCACTGGCGTCTAGGTGATGGGATCgattgggggaggggaagttGAGTGCCTCGATTGGTTTCCTCCTAGCCTTTTCTAGACCAGTGGCGGGGGAAGGGGTGGTTTGGTGCTGAGCAACTGTCATTTGGTTGAAATATAGGGTCGACACCCCTCTTCCAGGCTCCTCCACAGGCCTGCTTGCCTGAGGGGAGCCCGCCTGGGGGGAGGGTCCCACCCTGGGACCAGCTGCATCCCTGGGCCGATAGCCAGAATTGCCCACTCCGGTCTCGATTCTCTTTCTCTCCAGCTGCTTCTTGTGAAGGCTTGTCAGGCAGCGGCTTGGAAGCCTTGGGGCGGGAGGGAGCAGACTGGGAAAACCGGTTTGGGGCTACCACAGGACCAGGGAACTACCTCTGTACATCCTTCCTGTCCCCCCTCTCCTGTTTGCCCCCCAACAGCATCGAGATTCCGAAGGCCTTAGCATGACCTTGGTGACGGCAGTGGTTTAGAGATTGCCTTCGTCAGTTCCTTATTTCACTTTTTACTTGGAACGGAGGGGCCCACTTGTCAGAACTACTGGACTGTCAGGCCGTGGCCTTACAAGGCCTAATCCTTGACACCTCCTGTTTTCTCAACCCCTTTCCCATTCACTGTGAGGTTGAAACCAGTGGACACCTCTTCCTCCTCAGTTTAGCAGCTCAGGACTTCATGTTTCTCCAACCTCCTCTTCTCTAGCTGCTTTAAAAGAGAGTGACAGCTAAAcactctttatttcctttctggcTTTGATTCTAcccaatcccccaccccccactgctgCCACTTTGACCCTGTCCAGTCTTTTTCACGCTCTGACCCCACCCCCAAGTTTCAGAGACCCTAATGTCCTAGGGAATGGAATTTCCTGGTCACTTCTCATCGTCATTGGTCATTTCATGCCAAGTCCCACACATACTTTCCCTCCACCCAGCACTGGTCAGGTCCCTGGAAAAGAAACAGACCGGGccttgttctctcactacccctttccttctcccttccctccccactgccAGCACCATCCACTTCGATCCACTCAGCTTTGAGCGGAGTTGGGAATGTTGGGGAGAGTACAGTCTCAGCAAGGACTGTCTTGTGGTGTTGGGGGTTTCCTCTgattcttcattgttttcttcaCTTCCCCCAACCCTTACCACCTGCACCCACCACCACAAACCCTATGACTGGCTGACTTCTCCACTGAGCACCGGCCTCTCTCTGGACAGCTGGGTTTTGACTTCCGCCCTGATTACTCCtcccttccagggctgggaaggaagtgggagaaaGCCCAGACTCTAGGGTTCTTTTCAATGTCTGTGTGATCTCAGCTTgagtccactttttttttttttttttttgccagtcctgggccttggactcagggcctgagcactgtccctggcttcttcccgctcaaggctagcactctgccacttgagccacagcgccgcttctggccgttttctgtatatgtggtgctggggaatcgaacctagggcctcgtgtatccgaggcaggcactcttgccactaggctatatccccagccccttgagtccactttaagaaaaaaaagtttttatgttGTCCTAGTCCTGTGTACCAAGGTTCCAGGCCTAGTGAGTGGGTATGATTTGAAATATCCATAAACCTTTTCTGTTGGAATCTTTTTGGCAGCCCTATAGTGCAGGACAGGGCAATGCAGTGAGCAGAGGGAAGCCCAAAGGGGCCCTACCCTTGATTGGCAGTAATCAAAAGGacgctggtggcttactcctataattctagctactctggaggctgagatctgaggattgcagttcaatgaactactcaaaaagctagaagtctaattatggcttaagtggtatagtgctagtcttgagcaaaagcgcaggggcagtgcccaggccctgagttcaagccctaggaccagcgggatggggggtgagggggagagaagagTGCAGAGAAAGTGTTTCCTTGAACACTAATACTACTGGAAAGTTCCTATGTCTGGTTGACTGGTGAAGCCTGCTGGTAGGAgtggtgaggagggaggagagagcaggTCACAGCTTGAGGcatgagaggaggagagagggagggagggaggcctgggcCCTCTAGGGGTGTTAAGCAAGGCCTGGCTGCAAGGTAGAACAGGTGAGGAGGGTGGGGAAGCTGGAAATGATTCTTCATGGGACAGAAAAATACTCAGTAGCTGTACGTGTGCACAGATATATAAGACATGCAGATACAGCCATGCTGTATGGTACAAACAGGTATACGCATAGGCGTGCAGGACAGAGAGTAAACAGCTTTCTGGAAGGCTCTCAAGGTCAAGTATTAAAGGAACTGCTAAATGTGTTCTGGGAGAGGTTTGATCTCAGTTGAGAGAAACGAGAAGGGCAatcagttgggtgctggtggctcacacctgtaatcctagctgctcaggaggctgagatctgaggatcatggttcgaagccaacctcggcagaaaagtccccatgagacttatctccaattaaccactgaaaaatcacaagtggagctgtggctcaaagtggtagagcactagccttgaacaaaggagcttaaggacagcactcaggccctgagttcaagccacataaccaccaaaaagaaaggacaatgaactgagggagggaagaacttCCTCATTATAGAAGGTCTTAGGGCaagtgctggtggtggctcacgcctctaatcctctctacttaggaggctgagatctgaggatcaaaattcaaagccagcccaggcaggaaagctcatgaagctcctaagacttacctccaattaaccagtaaaaggccaaaagtggcgctgtggctcaagtagtagagcaccatccttgagcaaaaaaagctaagggacagtgcccaggtctggagttcaagcttcaggctCTCATACCATCatcggtggggggtgggggggagttttTCTTTAGCTCCAGCTTGTTAAGTGGCTAAAAGCCTCTTTTGGTCTTAAAGAAAATCTAGGTGTTCAAGACGAGGTAAGtaaaaagggaggaaaagggtGGAGGTCTTATTTATGAGAACAAAAAAAACCACTATTTCCTCTTTAGAAGAAATGTTCCTACCCTTCTGCCCTAAACCCACAGACAAGACTTGAAGCTTGTAGCACCCCCGACTTTTCTCATTTCTGCTATACTCTTTTGGTCCCCTCTCAAAGGAGAGGAGTCCTCTAgcctctttcctttctcagggccaacaAACTGCTCCTTAGCCCTCTGGTGTCTATTGGGTTCTGTTCTTTTCTTGGAGAGTCAAACTGTGAGGTTcctacaatttctttcttttttaagtactCAGGGTtcagcttgttctttttttttttgccagtcctggggcttggacccaaggtctgagcactgtccctggcttcttttttgctcaaggctagcactctgccacttgagccacagcgccacttctggccttttctgtatatgtggtgctgaggaatcaaacctagggattcgtatatacgaggcaagcactcttgccactaggccatattcccaacccctcagggttcagtttgaactcagggctttgatgaACTTGGAGCTTGGCTGCTGTTCTGCCATTTGACccatgccttcagcccagctGTTTCTTGGCTGATTGGATTTAGGGTCTTaaggacttttatgcctgggctgactttaaacagtGATTCTCAGTCTCTAGaacagctatgattacaggagtgagcccctAGCCGGGTTCCTACAATTGGAAAAGATTGGTGTTGGGGTGGATGGGTCCTCTAAGGGATAGTTGAGAAGATTGGGCCATCGGACAGTTTCTGGGGGATTGTGGGGTGTTGGGGGGGTACATTtctcattacatttttttctttctgctaatCCAGGATTCCAAATCTGAGGAAGACAGCCTTGTTCCTGCCTGCCCACCCTTCTCTCTGGCCCTGTTTCTGTCTCGGAGTCTGAGACCCTGACTTCATTGCCTGAGGAGTTCACCCTGTCCACAGCCATCCAGCCGAGGGAACCCAGAGTGCCCTTACGTTCCAAGAGCAAGGAGCGGGTGGGCCAGGGCACCAGAGCAGTTGCCCTCTGGGGCCTCCGGCACAGTGAAGCTGGAACCATCAGGGAATATGAGTGAATTCTGGCATAAATTGGGCTGCTGTGTGGTAGAGAAACCCCAGCCGGTGAGTCTCCCTACCTTACCCCAACAGACCCAGACATTAGTTACCCTGAAGTAGATAGACCATCTAGGATCTGCCTTCTGATAAGCACACTGCTCACCTCCTCTTAGGCAGGAAGGGTTCTGTGGCCAGGTAGGGTTTGTTTCCATATAATAAAGGGGACTGTACAATGAAGAGCATAGATTTAGTTGTCATCTCCTGTTCCTGTCCACTCTGAAGTATCTAGGATTGTAGCTaagacccccacacacacattgctcCCTCATCAACCATAGATGACTttgccatgtctttttttttttttttttttgccagtcctggggcttgaactctgggcctgggcactgtccctgaacgtttttgctcaaggctagtgttctgccactttgagccacagctccacttctggatttttcaggtggttcattggagatggctCTCAAGGACTTAACTGTCTGGGCTGCCATGTCCTTCTTTGTGCAGTATTACTTCACTCTCTAGGCACTTCCCCTATGACTTTGGTCCTGTCTTGTTTATGTTATTCTTTTATACTTAGTAACTGTCCTATTACAATGCCATGTCCCCTCTTCTCACCTGTCCCTCAGCTCGTCCTTAAGTGATTTTTAAGGctctttcccttttctgtgaCTGGAGACCACCACATACCTGATtgcttcttatcttctccaagcagaagaagaagagaagacggATTGACCGAACCATGATTGGGGAACCAATGAATTTTGTCCACCTGACTCACATTGGCTCTGGGGAGATGGGGGCTGGAGATGGACTTGCTATGGTAATGAGGGAATGTGACTGGGACCCTTTTAGGTCAAGCAAGAGGTGTAATAAAATAGTAAGGAAGAATCTGGGGTTCTAGTGCTGGTCATTAATTGTGTAACTTGAGACAGCATTTCAGATCTCTGGGCCTACATTCCCTCATCTTTGCCATTAACATATAGTTCTTTGATGAGCTGGGATATATAGTTGGAGGATGTTTTCTAAAAAACCATCTTTTCTAACTAAGAATTATCAAACCAGTGCCACAATTAAGTCATATTGTAACTGGAAGTATCAGGACATGAAAATATCTGTAATGCATTTCTGGTCTCACAGATAGGGAGATGGGCCTTGAAATAGTGATaacgggactgggaatgtggcttagtggtagaatgcttgcctaccatgcatgaagccctcggttcaattccttaataccacataaggagaaaaagccagaagtggcactgtggctaaaagtggtagagtgcttgccttgagcaaagcagctcaaagacagtgcccagacccagagttcaggcctcaggactagcaaaaaatacaGTGATGAGTTTATACCGATGACAAAACTCACATGTACATGGAAGAGTTTTTGTGTGAGATCTTATTAGTGTCTCATTTTACTTCCCATGGAACACAATGTGAACTGGACTTTCCTGGGATGAATGGTGGCTAGTTCTGAACTTTTCAGATGAATATTATTGTTAAGGCGATGCGGTAAACCTCTTTTCTCTCACAGGGTAGACTCTCATTGTGGGATGTGAAGACTTGAGAAGGTTCTTACTTGTGCTTTTCAACAGACAGGTGCAGTTCAGGAGCAGATGAGATCCAAAGGAAATCGAGACCGGCCATGGAGCAATTCTAGGGGCTTGTAGCTCCCATGGGAATGGTGAGTCATTAGAGAAACACCTAACATTCATGTGTACAGCACCCTGATGCCTTGCTATAGAACCTTGGTCTTCTGATACAAGAATAGAAGGTAGGGGTGGAAGAATTAGAATGGAAGATTAAAGAATGGATCAATTCAGAAAGGCAGAAGGGATTATATAGACAGATTGAGCTGAACACCAGTAGATCACgccttttatcctagctacttaggagactgagatctgagcatcacgaagccaggcaagaaagtatgtgatactcttatttcattaatcacacacacgcacacacgcacgcacagtgaagctgtggctcaagagcactgGCCATGAGCAAATATAGCtcaaggctgagcactggtgTTTTATACCTGTACTgttattctaactactcaggaggctgagatctgaggatcgaggttcaaagccagcctgttcaggaaagtccatgagactcctatttccaatttaccaccagaaaactagaaatggcactgtggctcaaagtgatagagcactagcattgagcaaaaaaaaaacttagagcaatgcccaggccctgagttcaagctctatgaccaaccaagaaaaaaagaaaaggaattgagAAAGAGCATACtgtacaaataatttaaaatgcatactactgggctggggatatagcctagtggcaagagtgcctgcctcggatacacgaggccctaggttcgattccccagcaccacatatacagaaaacggccagaagcggcgctgtggctcaagtggcagagtgctagccttgagcgggaagaagccagggacagtgctcaggccctgagtccaaggcccaggactggccaaaaaaaaaaaaaaaatgcatactacttggggttgggaatgtggcttagcagtagagtgcttgcctagcaggcatgaagccctgggttcgagtcctcagcaccacataaacagaaaaggccagagtgctagccttgagcaaaaagaagccagggacagtgctcaggccttgagttcaagccccaggactggcaaaaataaaaaatcatactACCTGTACATTCTCCCTGCCttgaattttttgtgtgtatgccagtcctgggacttgaactctgggtctgggactgttcctcagcttcttgtgctcaaggctagtgctctaccacttgagcctcagcttcagttccagctttttctgtggttatctagagataagagtcttaagaatTTTGGacattcttgcccaagctggctttgaaccaggatcctcagacctcagcctcctgagaagctaggattatagacatgagccatcgagccactggctcatggcttaattattttttattgttataaaagtggtgtacaggggctgggaatatggcctagtggtagagtgcttgcctcgtatacatgaagccctgggtttaattcctcagcaccacataaacagaaaaggccagaagtggtgctttggctcaagtggtagagcaaaaagaagctagccttgagcaaaaagaagctagggacagtgctcaggccctgagttcaagcctcaggactggccgaaaaaaaagaggaattacagttacataactgtcttgatttttcttagaggcaatttttttttttaattcaggttCTGCTATCTTGAAGCTCCCACTCTGTGTCCAGCCCAGAAGAAATGCTGCCCCCATCGGATCCCTTCTAGAACCAGTGACCTAAGGGTCCTTCTTCCCTATCTGCCTAACAGTGCCTCAAAAGGTGTGGGGGCTGGACTCCCTCTACTTCCTCTGGCCATCGCCCCTCCTGGAGATGGGGTCAAGGCAGCAGGACTGACCACATGACTACCCGTTGGCCAGAGGAGCTCACCCGAAGCCCTGGGTACCCTAGATCTGAGCTAGGAGTTCTGTGGAAACCTGGAATGAGTTCCCCTCTCCTGAATGATGGTCTGGGTGCCAACAGTCCTAAACTTTTTATCTTGAATTCCTTAAACGGGGCAGGTAGTAGGTGAGATTACCAAAGCAAAGTCAGCTTTGCTGAGAAGCTCCTTACTTCCTTGTCCTCTTTCCTTCTGGAATGAGCTAAAGCAGATATCAAGGGGCTGGAAGGGTGACCACTGCCTAGTCTACTCTTTCTCTTCAGATTTCAGACCTTAAGCTCCTCAGTTCACTCTCCAGTATCAGGGTTTTTCTCTAGTTAGGCCTCTAACCCTGTTTCTATAGCATTACTAGCACCCCAGCaatgttcccttttttaaaaaaaaaaattaaaagtttaatttaaGATGAGCTCTTTTAATTACCCCCGGCCCTGCTACTACCTCTGTCCTTCACCTCCTCTCTTATTAGGAACTTGGTTGAATAAGAGGTATGAGACAGCTGGTAGCCAGGTGACATTCCATTTAAGTCTTGGAGGGATCTAGCACATCCTCTGCCAACCTCCCCGCTGGCCCagatgagaggaggaagaggggtgtGGCTAGAAAGCCACTGATTGCAGGCAAACTAGGAGTTGTCTTGAAGTGGCCCCCATGCTTAGGGATGGGAAAGTGGTGAGGTGAGGTGGGAAACGGTCATCCGAGAGAGTGAGGAGCATGAAGATCCCCATCGCATGGGAACACAGGGAGGCGCTAGATCAAGACTTCCACTGAGACCTTCTTGTGATGAAGAGCTGTTGTTTTATAAGCTATTTAGTGGCATCCCTGGCTCACCTCAGTTAAGACAACCAAAAATATCTCCAGAAATTGCCAAATGCCTCCTAAGATACAAATCGCTTACAGTTAGGAACCCACAGCTCTAAAGATGTTTCTCTTCAATGATTTCATTGTGTTCATCTTGACCCTTGGACGCCCCAGGCCCCCTTACAGAGTATGCTCAAAAGAGCTGCTCAGAATCTAGTCAGTGTGTTGCTTGTGCTTACAGGAGTTCAGGTTTCTCTGGTGGACATGCGCTGGGCTTCCGTGCGTGCTCTGTGGAAGCAGGGTTGTTGGAAGGTGGAGACATGACTAGGGTGTGTTGGCATTGGAGAAGGGGGAGCTTACCTACGTTAGTCATCGTCCCCAAGTTCTATTTCTGTACCCCAGTCCTAGAACCAGACACAAATAAGACTCAGGGAGTTTTGTCTGAAGACCATGTCCCAGCCCCACCTGGCTAGACCGTGCTTTAGATGGGAAAGCAATGTAGAAGAACAGGGTCTTTAGGCATTTTTGGTTTTctcaggtgttttttgtttgttctggccCTTTCCTTTAATTAGGCAGAATGAGACAGAAGAGTTCCTGCCTGCTCTATGACAAGAAATCTGGCACCATGAGCTCTGGTGCAGGAAGCCTGTTTTATGGTAGTAAGGTCAGGATTGTGGGAACTGATATCCCTTCAGCTGATCCCACCATCTGTCCAGTCCGTCCCCACCTCCAGTGGCTGAGGTTCTACTGTACCCAGTTTCAGTGTACTTCCTGCAGTTCTTTAGGGTCTGAGACTGGTCATCATGATACATTCCCGATTTACTCTGTTTTAGGTGCTCCTGAAAGCAGCCCACCTGGCCACCCTAAGGAGTGCGCTAGACTGGAATCTAAAGGGGTAACCAGACAGGGTAGATAGGTGGGGGACTCCAGATCTCCAGCCTCATCCTAATGCGTATTCTTTGGACACAGCCTTCTCTTTGGTGCTCTCTTGCCTTGAGCTACCTT
This window contains:
- the Cdc42se1 gene encoding CDC42 small effector protein 1, with translation MSEFWHKLGCCVVEKPQPKKKRRRIDRTMIGEPMNFVHLTHIGSGEMGAGDGLAMTGAVQEQMRSKGNRDRPWSNSRGL